A single genomic interval of Lathyrus oleraceus cultivar Zhongwan6 chromosome 7, CAAS_Psat_ZW6_1.0, whole genome shotgun sequence harbors:
- the LOC127100806 gene encoding polyadenylate-binding protein RBP47 isoform X1, translating to MSQQTSSGDLNPSQNPSQNQNQSQNPNQNPNQNQSQNVQQQQWAQPHQYQQQWMSMQYPATAMAMMQQQMMMYPQHYMSYVHPHHYQAPPHQQQPSPPPSTQSHHGHGHGHGHHLHHQQQHQQKQVSPEEIRTIWLGDLHHWMDETFLHNCFAHTGEVVSAKVIRNKQTGVSEGYGFVEFYSRGTAEKVLQNFNGAMMPNTDQPFRLNWATFSAGGGGGGERRSSEATSDLSVFVGDLAIDVTDAMLQEVFASRFSSIKGAKVVIDSNTGRSKGYGFVRFGDENERTRAMTEMNGVYCSSRPMRVGVATPKKTYGNPQQYSSQAVVLAGGGHSANGAVAQGSQSEGDSNNTTIFVGGLDSEISDEDLRQPFLQYGDVVSVKIPIGKGCGFVQLADRKNAEEAIQGLNGTVIGKQTVRLSWGRSPGNKHWRNNDSNGNHYGGQGYGGHGYGGHGYAARQNQDIAMQQPAAAIQGAS from the exons ATGTCTCAACAAACCAGCTCCGGAGATCTGAATCCGAGCCAGAACCCAAGCCAGAACCAGAACCAGAGCCAGAACCCGAACCAGAATCCGAATCAGAACCAGAGCCAGAACGTTCAGCAGCAGCAGTGGGCGCAGCCGCATCAGTATCAGCAGCAATGGATGTCCATGCAGTATCCTGCTACTGCTATGGCTATGATGCAGCAGCAGATGATGATGTATCCACAGCATTACATGTCGTATGTTCATCCTCATCATTATCAGGCGCCGCCTCACCAGCAGCAACCGTCGCCGCCGCCGAGTACTCAGAGTCATCATGGTCATGGTCATGGCCATGGTCATCATCTTCATCACCAGCAGCAGCATCAGCAGAAACAGGTTTCTCCTGAAGAGATCAGGACGATCTGGCTTGGTGACCTTCATCATTGGATGGACGAGACTTTTCTTCATAACTGCTTTGCTCATACCGGCGAG GTTGTATCGGCCAAGGTCATACGTAATAAGCAAACTGGTGTCTCGGAGGGATATGGATTTGTCGAGTTCTATTCGCGAGGAACGGCTGAGAAAGTCCTGCAGAACTTTAATGGTGCTATGATGCCAAATACAGATCAGCCGTTTCGTCTGAATTGGGCTACGTTCAGCGCTGGCGGTGGCGGTGGTGGTGAAAGGCGTTCTTCTGAGGCTACTTCTGATCTCTCCGTTTTTGTGGGAGACTTAGCCATAGATGTCACCGATGCTATGCTGCAGGAGGTGTTTGCTAGCAGATTCTCGTCTATTAAGGGAGCAAAAGTTGTCATTGATTCTAATACTGGTCGCTCAAAAGGATATGGTTTTGTTAGGTTCGGTGATGAAAATGAAAGGACAAGGGCAATGACTGAAATGAACGGCGTTTATTGTTCTAGCAGACCTATGCGAGTCGGTGTTGCAACGCCCAAAAAAACTTACGGCAATCCACAACAATATTCTTCACAAG CTGTAGTGTTGGCTGGCGGTGGTCACTCTGCTAATGGTGCTGTGGCCCAAGGCTCCCAATCTGAAGGGGATTCTAACAACACAACT ATATTTGTTGGAGGGCTTGATTCTGAAATCAGCGATGAGGATCTCAGACAACCGTTTTTGCAATACGGCGATGTTGTCTCCGTGAAAATTCCAATCGGTAAAGGATGTGGCTTTGTTCAACTTGCTGACAG AAAGAATGCTGAGGAAGCTATTCAGGGATTGAATGGAACAGTGATCGGGAAGCAGACCGTGCGTCTTTCTTGGGGTCGCAGTCCGGGAAATAAGCAT TGGAGGAATAATGACTCGAATGGAAACCATTACGGCGGGCAGGGTTACGGTGGTCACGGATACGGAGGCCATGGATATGCTGCTAGACAGAATCAGGATATAGCGATGCAACAACCTGCAGCTGCAATTCAAGGGGCTTCGTAA
- the LOC127100806 gene encoding polyadenylate-binding protein RBP47 isoform X2, with protein MSQQTSSGDLNPSQNPSQNQNQSQNPNQNPNQNQSQNVQQQQWAQPHQYQQQWMSMQYPATAMAMMQQQMMMYPQHYMSYVHPHHYQAPPHQQQPSPPPSTQSHHGHGHGHGHHLHHQQQHQQKQVSPEEIRTIWLGDLHHWMDETFLHNCFAHTGEVVSAKVIRNKQTGVSEGYGFVEFYSRGTAEKVLQNFNGAMMPNTDQPFRLNWATFSAGGGGGGERRSSEATSDLSVFVGDLAIDVTDAMLQEVFASRFSSIKGAKVVIDSNTGRSKGYGFVRFGDENERTRAMTEMNGVYCSSRPMRVGVATPKKTYGNPQQYSSQVLAGGGHSANGAVAQGSQSEGDSNNTTIFVGGLDSEISDEDLRQPFLQYGDVVSVKIPIGKGCGFVQLADRKNAEEAIQGLNGTVIGKQTVRLSWGRSPGNKHWRNNDSNGNHYGGQGYGGHGYGGHGYAARQNQDIAMQQPAAAIQGAS; from the exons ATGTCTCAACAAACCAGCTCCGGAGATCTGAATCCGAGCCAGAACCCAAGCCAGAACCAGAACCAGAGCCAGAACCCGAACCAGAATCCGAATCAGAACCAGAGCCAGAACGTTCAGCAGCAGCAGTGGGCGCAGCCGCATCAGTATCAGCAGCAATGGATGTCCATGCAGTATCCTGCTACTGCTATGGCTATGATGCAGCAGCAGATGATGATGTATCCACAGCATTACATGTCGTATGTTCATCCTCATCATTATCAGGCGCCGCCTCACCAGCAGCAACCGTCGCCGCCGCCGAGTACTCAGAGTCATCATGGTCATGGTCATGGCCATGGTCATCATCTTCATCACCAGCAGCAGCATCAGCAGAAACAGGTTTCTCCTGAAGAGATCAGGACGATCTGGCTTGGTGACCTTCATCATTGGATGGACGAGACTTTTCTTCATAACTGCTTTGCTCATACCGGCGAG GTTGTATCGGCCAAGGTCATACGTAATAAGCAAACTGGTGTCTCGGAGGGATATGGATTTGTCGAGTTCTATTCGCGAGGAACGGCTGAGAAAGTCCTGCAGAACTTTAATGGTGCTATGATGCCAAATACAGATCAGCCGTTTCGTCTGAATTGGGCTACGTTCAGCGCTGGCGGTGGCGGTGGTGGTGAAAGGCGTTCTTCTGAGGCTACTTCTGATCTCTCCGTTTTTGTGGGAGACTTAGCCATAGATGTCACCGATGCTATGCTGCAGGAGGTGTTTGCTAGCAGATTCTCGTCTATTAAGGGAGCAAAAGTTGTCATTGATTCTAATACTGGTCGCTCAAAAGGATATGGTTTTGTTAGGTTCGGTGATGAAAATGAAAGGACAAGGGCAATGACTGAAATGAACGGCGTTTATTGTTCTAGCAGACCTATGCGAGTCGGTGTTGCAACGCCCAAAAAAACTTACGGCAATCCACAACAATATTCTTCACAAG TGTTGGCTGGCGGTGGTCACTCTGCTAATGGTGCTGTGGCCCAAGGCTCCCAATCTGAAGGGGATTCTAACAACACAACT ATATTTGTTGGAGGGCTTGATTCTGAAATCAGCGATGAGGATCTCAGACAACCGTTTTTGCAATACGGCGATGTTGTCTCCGTGAAAATTCCAATCGGTAAAGGATGTGGCTTTGTTCAACTTGCTGACAG AAAGAATGCTGAGGAAGCTATTCAGGGATTGAATGGAACAGTGATCGGGAAGCAGACCGTGCGTCTTTCTTGGGGTCGCAGTCCGGGAAATAAGCAT TGGAGGAATAATGACTCGAATGGAAACCATTACGGCGGGCAGGGTTACGGTGGTCACGGATACGGAGGCCATGGATATGCTGCTAGACAGAATCAGGATATAGCGATGCAACAACCTGCAGCTGCAATTCAAGGGGCTTCGTAA